The Nocardioides panzhihuensis genome has a segment encoding these proteins:
- a CDS encoding substrate-binding domain-containing protein, with the protein MASPPSDQTRQQRRPTMKDVAAAAGVSLKTVSRVVNGESNVNDDLRAAVLESITRLGFRRNASARDLRQGRSGTVGLLLEDVADPFYSILSRAVEDVAREHGTMVFAGSSAEDADRERELALAFCERRVDGLIIVPAGSSHSYLLPEIRAGIPAVFVDRPPGDIEADMILTDNRGGSRRGVEHLLSHGHRRIGFIGDAPEIYTAGERLRGYREALESAGIPFSDTLVAQATPTPASTAEALDRLLAGQTPATALFCGNSRTTVSVLRELARRSTRLALVGFDDVELGDLLQPGLTVVAQDPGAMGAAAARLLFQRIAGDAAGPAAGPPQTVTIGTRLIPRGSGELMDP; encoded by the coding sequence GTGGCATCACCCCCGTCCGACCAGACCCGTCAGCAGCGCCGCCCGACCATGAAGGACGTCGCGGCGGCTGCCGGGGTGAGCCTGAAGACCGTCTCGCGGGTGGTCAACGGCGAGTCGAACGTGAACGACGACCTCCGGGCAGCGGTGCTCGAGTCGATCACCCGGCTCGGGTTCCGCCGCAACGCCAGCGCCCGCGATCTTCGACAGGGACGGTCGGGCACCGTCGGCCTGTTGCTCGAAGACGTGGCCGACCCGTTCTACTCGATCCTGTCTCGCGCAGTCGAGGATGTGGCCCGGGAGCACGGGACGATGGTCTTCGCCGGCTCCTCCGCCGAGGACGCCGACCGGGAGCGCGAGCTCGCTCTCGCGTTCTGCGAGCGGCGTGTGGACGGCCTGATCATCGTTCCGGCCGGCTCCAGCCACTCCTACCTGCTCCCGGAGATACGGGCCGGCATCCCGGCCGTGTTCGTCGACCGCCCGCCCGGCGACATCGAAGCCGACATGATCCTCACCGACAACCGTGGTGGCAGCCGGCGCGGAGTGGAGCATCTGCTCTCCCACGGCCATCGTCGCATCGGCTTCATCGGTGACGCGCCGGAGATCTACACCGCCGGCGAGCGGCTGCGTGGCTACCGAGAGGCCCTGGAGTCCGCTGGGATCCCCTTCTCCGACACGCTCGTCGCGCAGGCCACGCCAACACCCGCGTCGACCGCGGAGGCACTTGACCGACTGCTCGCCGGGCAGACACCGGCGACCGCGCTCTTCTGCGGCAACAGCCGCACCACCGTCAGCGTCCTCCGCGAGCTAGCCCGGCGCTCGACGCGACTCGCGCTCGTCGGGTTCGACGACGTCGAGCTCGGCGACCTCCTCCAGCCCGGGCTCACCGTCGTCGCACAGGATCCTGGCGCCATGGGGGCGGCCGCCGCACGGCTGCTCTTCCAGCGCATCGCGGGCGATGCAGCTGGTCCAGCCGCCGGCCCACCCCAGACCGTCACGATCGGCACCCGGCTGATCCCCCGAGGCTCCGGAGAGCTCATGGATCCCTGA
- a CDS encoding Rieske (2Fe-2S) protein gives MSESGITRRRVVTGTAVGAVGVPLLVACGSGDGGSGADSSGDTEPAGSGPLVAVSEVPVGGGVVVADRNLVATQPTEGTFKVFSAICPHRSCPVTKVAGGSIDCPCHGSRFSIEDGSVMQGPATSPLEEVSFEVTDGEIVPS, from the coding sequence ATGAGCGAATCTGGAATCACCCGGCGCAGGGTCGTCACCGGCACCGCGGTGGGCGCAGTCGGCGTGCCTCTTCTGGTCGCGTGCGGTAGCGGTGACGGCGGCTCAGGTGCCGACTCCTCGGGTGACACCGAGCCGGCTGGCAGCGGCCCCCTGGTCGCGGTCAGCGAGGTCCCGGTCGGCGGGGGAGTGGTCGTCGCCGACCGCAACCTGGTGGCCACCCAGCCCACCGAGGGCACGTTCAAGGTCTTCTCCGCCATCTGTCCGCATCGCAGCTGCCCGGTCACGAAGGTCGCCGGGGGCAGCATCGACTGCCCGTGCCACGGCAGCCGCTTCTCGATCGAGGACGGCTCGGTGATGCAGGGCCCGGCGACGAGTCCGCTGGAAGAGGTCTCCTTCGAGGTCACCGACGGCGAGATCGTCCCCAGCTGA
- a CDS encoding pyridine nucleotide-disulfide oxidoreductase: protein MPCRDRYGYALTTSDEAARSYRQGLLDVLRLRDGALSSFATAIVLDPTFALGHAALALLGHEMCAPVDVAARLRQARLHARRATERERSHVHAVEAHISGDPRPLIDHLAAFPRDALLLSVAVPTIAFAGATEVPEEAWAIVERAAPAYGDDWWFTGLLAFVRQEQRRFDDAMSLSCASLAVEPGAGHSAHARAHAHYETGDHEAGLAWMSSWVLGDGAEIDSLSHFSWHAALHELSLGDLDAVRRRYQNQLQPGHALGCRALVDSGSLLFRWALTPGARDVPDIAEVVRVTGRETMVRPATPFLAMHTAVTHLAAGDAGALDELRSWAAGHAHPTMATVVSPLAEALGMMARDANSAAADRLAFLAPSIRRLGGSDAQREIIEEARIAALLRADRWDEARVLLDARLDRRRSPRDELWRERALAHT from the coding sequence GTGCCTTGTCGTGATCGCTATGGATACGCGCTGACCACCAGCGACGAAGCCGCCCGGAGCTACCGCCAGGGGCTCCTGGACGTGCTTCGTCTGCGAGACGGCGCCCTCTCCTCGTTCGCGACCGCGATCGTGCTCGACCCGACCTTTGCGCTCGGGCACGCCGCGCTGGCGCTGCTCGGCCATGAGATGTGCGCCCCCGTCGATGTCGCAGCACGGCTGCGGCAGGCCCGGCTGCACGCCCGGCGGGCGACCGAGCGGGAGCGTAGCCATGTCCACGCGGTCGAGGCTCACATCAGCGGCGATCCCCGACCGCTGATCGACCACCTGGCGGCCTTCCCGCGCGACGCGCTGCTGCTCTCGGTCGCCGTGCCGACCATCGCCTTCGCCGGGGCCACCGAGGTGCCCGAGGAGGCGTGGGCGATCGTGGAGCGTGCCGCGCCCGCGTACGGTGACGACTGGTGGTTCACGGGCCTGCTCGCGTTCGTACGCCAGGAGCAGCGCCGCTTCGACGACGCGATGTCGCTCTCCTGCGCCTCGCTGGCGGTGGAGCCCGGCGCCGGCCACTCCGCCCACGCCCGGGCGCACGCGCACTACGAGACCGGCGACCATGAGGCCGGCCTCGCCTGGATGTCCTCGTGGGTGCTCGGCGACGGTGCCGAGATCGACTCGCTCTCCCACTTCTCCTGGCACGCCGCGCTGCACGAGCTCTCCCTGGGCGACCTCGATGCCGTACGCCGCCGCTACCAGAACCAGCTCCAGCCCGGACATGCCCTCGGCTGCCGGGCACTGGTCGACTCCGGCTCGCTGCTGTTCCGCTGGGCGCTCACACCGGGCGCGCGCGACGTACCCGACATCGCCGAGGTCGTACGCGTCACCGGCCGCGAGACCATGGTCCGGCCTGCCACGCCGTTCCTGGCCATGCACACCGCGGTGACCCACCTCGCCGCCGGCGACGCCGGCGCGCTCGACGAGCTGCGGTCATGGGCGGCCGGGCACGCACACCCGACCATGGCCACCGTCGTCTCTCCGCTCGCCGAGGCGCTGGGGATGATGGCCCGCGACGCGAACTCCGCTGCCGCCGACCGCCTCGCCTTCCTCGCACCGTCGATCCGTCGCCTCGGCGGATCCGACGCTCAGCGAGAGATCATCGAGGAGGCTCGCATCGCCGCGCTGCTCCGCGCCGACCGCTGGGACGAGGCCCGGGTGCTGCTCGATGCCCGCCTCGACCGCCGCCGCTCCCCGCGCGACGAGCTGTGGCGGGAACGGGCTCTCGCGCACACCTGA